One Primulina huaijiensis isolate GDHJ02 chromosome 5, ASM1229523v2, whole genome shotgun sequence DNA segment encodes these proteins:
- the LOC140977466 gene encoding uncharacterized protein, translating to MEHNPNSTSSYRIPSHVFATNKSSTPTDWSVASNESLFSIHMGNMSFTNDHLFWKSGELRADQTSTSGQMFSYSAVQCAGGKTGADTRSRELGIAEATMKEVIRDCENQKNEESLAQATEARCVSHRSEGSRTSTKSFAFWT from the coding sequence ATGGAACATAATCCCAACAGTACTTCTTCATATAGAATCCCATCTCATGTATTCGCAACAAACAAGTCATCGACACCCACGGATTGGAGCGTGGCTTCGAATGAATCACTGTTCAGTATCCACATGGGGAATATGAGCTTTACTAACGACCATCTCTTTTGGAAATCCGGGGAGCTTCGCGCAGATCAGACGTCGACGTCTGGTCAGATGTTTAGTTACTCGGCAGTGCAGTGTGCGGGTGGCAAGACGGGTGCTGATACCAGAAGTCGTGAGCTGGGAATAGCAGAGGCGACGATGAAGGAGGTGATCAGGGATTGCGAGAACCAGAAGAACGAAGAATCCTTGGCTCAGGCCACTGAGGCCAGATGTGTTTCTCATCGTTCTGAGGGAAGCAGGACAAGTACCAAATCTTTCGCATTTTGGACGTAA
- the LOC140976486 gene encoding uncharacterized protein — MGVKMAHGSGCWFLYLAILLLVAIVPCSQANQRSEDGLKTEVFSSPEFVLEPGLVSNKYYYNIDFSRGHIAIKNFNGEVVDENGKSIPLHETYLHHWVVLRYYQRKGVDIPNIHGDLGFLRSKHIIVKNSGVCDSGLSQYFGLGSETRRTTTDVPDPYGIEIGNPDDIPNGYEERWMLNVHAIDTRGAEDKLGCTECRCDLYNVTVDEYGYVLPRTYGGGLRCCYDDARCRVKEGFQAEKRSLRLRYTVKYVEWDPSILPVQIYIFDVTDIWTKSDESRGVRARHHCLIEYDVESCTVAEANDGCTHSKILTINFPTGGEVVYGVGHQHAGGIGTTLYGEGGRVICSSNPTYGNGVEPGNEEGYIVGMSTCYPSPGSVKISAGETLTLVSNYSSSQRHTGVMGLFYILTVDSSANSNAVVHAPVDVHKATAISEYSWAITLLGVALVAVVIFVVFRRSGREEGYEAILA, encoded by the exons ATGGGAGTAAAAATGGCTCATGGCTCAGGCTGCTGGTTTCTTTACCTTGCAATCCTACTGCTAGTGGCGATTGTTCCATGTTCACAAGCTAATCAAAGAAGCGAAGATGGGTTGAAAACTGAAGTCTTTTCGTCGCCGGAGTTTGTGTTGGAACCAGGATTggtttcaaataaatattactaCAACATTGATTTTTCTCGAGGTCATATAGCTATCAAGAATTTCAATGGAGAAGTAGTAGATGAAAACGGGAAGTCAATTCCTCTTCATGAAACGTATCTCCATCATTGGGTTGTTTTGCGATACTATCAACGCAAGGGCGTGGATATTCCGAATATTCATGGTGATCTGGGATTCCTTCGATCCAAACATATTATTGTGAAAAATAGCGGTGTGTGTGACAGTGGGCTTTCGCAGTATTTTGGGCTTGGATCCGAGACTCGAAGAACTACCACAGATGTGCCTGATCCTTATGGAATTGAGATTGGCAATCCGGATGATATCCCGAATGGATACGAGGAGAGATGGATGCTTAATGTTCATGCAATCGACACTCGTGGTGCCGAGGATAAATTAGGTTGCACCGAGTGCCGGTGTGATTTGTACAATGTTACGGTTGACGAATATGGCTATGTCTTGCCCCGAACATATGGAGGTGGATTGAGGTGTTGTTATGATGACGCAAGATGCAGAGTGAAAGAAGGATTTCAGGCTGAGAAGAGAAGTCTACGTTTGAGGTATACGGTGAAGTATGTTGAATGGGATCCCTCGATTTTGCCCGTTCAAATCTATATATTTGATGTCACAGATATATGGACAAAGTCCGATGAATCAAGGGGAGTTCGTGCTAGACATCACTGCCTG ATTGAATATGACGTCGAGTCGTGTACTGTTGCTGAGGCTAATGATGGTTGCACCCATTCAAAAATCCTTACCATTAATTTTCCTACCGGTGGCGAGGTAGTCTATGGGGTTGGGCACCAACATGCTGGAGGAATTGGCACAACTCTATATGGGGAG GGAGGAAGAGTCATATGCTCATCAAACCCAACTTATGGGAATGGAGTTGAACCTGGAAACGAAGAGGGTTACATTGTGGGAATGTCAACCTGTTACCCTTCACCTGGCTCTGTGAAGATTTCTGCAGGGGAGACACTGACTTTAGTTTCAAATTATAGCAGTTCACAGAGGCACACAGGAGTAATGGGGCTCTTTTACATTTTGACTGTCGATTCATCAGCAAATTCAAACGCTGTCGTGCATGCTCCAGTTGAT GTACATAAAGCTACAGCAATATCTGAATATAGCTGGGCTATTACTCTGTTAGGAGTCGCTCTCGTTGCAGTCGTCATTTTTGTGGTTTTTCGTAGGAGCGGAAGAGAAGAAGGGTATGAAGCGATACTTGCATGA
- the LOC140976487 gene encoding sucrose nonfermenting 4-like protein isoform X3: MVQTPFTWRYGGREVFLSGSFNGWSERIQLIPMEGSAAVFQRIIDLPPGCYQYKFVVDGEWQVDQQQICDVDEYGTVNNIVLVSGTEFMSPDYNAEAFQSSTSGANDREMLSVGSSSGSLCNEPAMQLSDADMDILRQVLSMHLFSAAVYELIPNSGKVLILDVEVDVEQAFHVMYDELHSNHAIFSNEDLGRQTVSSWKGWKFLHHRDVLRTLVPHERTPLIHAGPDESLADVASRILQNNISAIPVVHSVNGLCPRLLHIACLSGVLKHVCRHLKHHLGYLTLLQQPVGYLPLGTWAKEFRRTMARPLLTLHLSDSLNDALTMLLEAQISSIPIVDDGGNLVDTYSRSDIISLAKDNMYTHIQLDHMTILQAIEITVDVRRDRLQTCTRFDSFYRVMELLSEPDTRRVIIVEASSRRIEGVITLRDVFHFLSR, encoded by the exons ATGGTGCAAACCCCGTTTACTTGGCGTTATGGAGGTCGTGAAGTCTTTCTCTCTGGCTCCTTTAATGG GTGGAGCGAGAGGATACAACTGATTCCAATGGAGGGTTCTGCTGCTGTTTTCCAGAGAATTATTGATCTTCCACCTGGTTGTTATCAG TATAAATTTGTGGTCGATGGCGAATGGCAAGTTGATCAGCAGCAAATATGTGATGTTGATGAGTATGGAACGGTAAACAACATAGTTCTCGTCAGTGGAACAGAGTTCATGTCTCCAGATTATAACGCTGAAGCTTTTCAGTCTAGTACAAGTGGAGCAAATGACAGAGAAATGCTTTCTGTG GGTTCATCTTCTGGCAGTCTCTGTAATGAACCAGCTATGCAATTATCAGATGCTGATATGGATATTCTTCGTCAAGTTCTATCCATGCATTTGTTCTCTGCTGCAGTATATGAGCTAATCCCGAATTCAGGCAAG GTCCTTATATTGGATGTTGAAGTAGACGTGGAACAGGCCTTCCATGTTATGTATGACGAG CTTCACAGTAATCATGCAATTTTTTCCAATGAAGATCTTGGAAGACAAACAGTATCTTCCTGGAAAGGCTGGAAATTTCTACACCACAGAGATGTACTTAGGACTTTGGTTCCCCATGAAAGAACGCCTTTAATCCAT GCTGGTCCTGATGAGTCTTTAGCCGATGTTGCTTCAAGAATTCTACAGAATAACATTTCTGCCATTCCAGTCGTACATTCAGTAAATGGATTGTGCCCTCGTTTGTTGCATATAGCATGCCTCTCTGGAGTTTTAAAAC ATGTGTGCAGGCATTTGAAGCACCATCTTGGATATCTGACTCTTTTACAGCAACCTGTTGGTTACCTCCCATTAGGTACATGGGCAAAAGAATTTCGGAGAACGATGGCTCGTCCATTGTTGACGTTGCACCTCAGTGATTCTCTTAATGATGCTCTTACGATGTTACTAGAAG CTCAAATAAGTTCCATACCCATAGTTGATGATGGGGGTAACCTTGTAGATACGTACTCCAGAAG TGATATTATCTCCTTAGCAAAGGATAACATGTATACACATATTCAACTCGACCATATGACGATATTGCAA GCAATAGAAATTACTGTTGATGTGCGTAGAGATCGCCTACAAACATGTACAAGGTTTGATTCCTTCTACAGGGTAATGGAACTTCTATCCGAACCAG ATACACGTCGTGTTATTATAGTTGAGGCGTCCAGCCGACGCATCGAAGGTGTAATTACCTTGAGGGATGTATTCCATTTTTTGTCTAGATGA
- the LOC140976487 gene encoding sucrose nonfermenting 4-like protein isoform X1: MVQTPFTWRYGGREVFLSGSFNGWSERIQLIPMEGSAAVFQRIIDLPPGCYQYKFVVDGEWQVDQQQICDVDEYGTVNNIVLVSGTEFMSPDYNAEAFQSSTSGANDREMLSVGSSSGSLCNEPAMQLSDADMDILRQVLSMHLFSAAVYELIPNSGKVLILDVEVDVEQAFHVMYDEGLRVVPLWDEHNRQMAGMLTSSDFILILLQLHSNHAIFSNEDLGRQTVSSWKGWKFLHHRDVLRTLVPHERTPLIHAGPDESLADVASRILQNNISAIPVVHSVNGLCPRLLHIACLSGVLKHVCRHLKHHLGYLTLLQQPVGYLPLGTWAKEFRRTMARPLLTLHLSDSLNDALTMLLEAQISSIPIVDDGGNLVDTYSRSDIISLAKDNMYTHIQLDHMTILQAIEITVDVRRDRLQTCTRFDSFYRVMELLSEPDTRRVIIVEASSRRIEGVITLRDVFHFLSR, translated from the exons ATGGTGCAAACCCCGTTTACTTGGCGTTATGGAGGTCGTGAAGTCTTTCTCTCTGGCTCCTTTAATGG GTGGAGCGAGAGGATACAACTGATTCCAATGGAGGGTTCTGCTGCTGTTTTCCAGAGAATTATTGATCTTCCACCTGGTTGTTATCAG TATAAATTTGTGGTCGATGGCGAATGGCAAGTTGATCAGCAGCAAATATGTGATGTTGATGAGTATGGAACGGTAAACAACATAGTTCTCGTCAGTGGAACAGAGTTCATGTCTCCAGATTATAACGCTGAAGCTTTTCAGTCTAGTACAAGTGGAGCAAATGACAGAGAAATGCTTTCTGTG GGTTCATCTTCTGGCAGTCTCTGTAATGAACCAGCTATGCAATTATCAGATGCTGATATGGATATTCTTCGTCAAGTTCTATCCATGCATTTGTTCTCTGCTGCAGTATATGAGCTAATCCCGAATTCAGGCAAG GTCCTTATATTGGATGTTGAAGTAGACGTGGAACAGGCCTTCCATGTTATGTATGACGAG gGGCTCAGAGTTGTGCCTTTGTGGGATGAACATAACAGGCAGATGGCAGGAATGTTGACCTCTTCGGATTTTATTTTGATCTTACTTCAG CTTCACAGTAATCATGCAATTTTTTCCAATGAAGATCTTGGAAGACAAACAGTATCTTCCTGGAAAGGCTGGAAATTTCTACACCACAGAGATGTACTTAGGACTTTGGTTCCCCATGAAAGAACGCCTTTAATCCAT GCTGGTCCTGATGAGTCTTTAGCCGATGTTGCTTCAAGAATTCTACAGAATAACATTTCTGCCATTCCAGTCGTACATTCAGTAAATGGATTGTGCCCTCGTTTGTTGCATATAGCATGCCTCTCTGGAGTTTTAAAAC ATGTGTGCAGGCATTTGAAGCACCATCTTGGATATCTGACTCTTTTACAGCAACCTGTTGGTTACCTCCCATTAGGTACATGGGCAAAAGAATTTCGGAGAACGATGGCTCGTCCATTGTTGACGTTGCACCTCAGTGATTCTCTTAATGATGCTCTTACGATGTTACTAGAAG CTCAAATAAGTTCCATACCCATAGTTGATGATGGGGGTAACCTTGTAGATACGTACTCCAGAAG TGATATTATCTCCTTAGCAAAGGATAACATGTATACACATATTCAACTCGACCATATGACGATATTGCAA GCAATAGAAATTACTGTTGATGTGCGTAGAGATCGCCTACAAACATGTACAAGGTTTGATTCCTTCTACAGGGTAATGGAACTTCTATCCGAACCAG ATACACGTCGTGTTATTATAGTTGAGGCGTCCAGCCGACGCATCGAAGGTGTAATTACCTTGAGGGATGTATTCCATTTTTTGTCTAGATGA
- the LOC140976487 gene encoding sucrose nonfermenting 4-like protein isoform X4, protein MEGSAAVFQRIIDLPPGCYQYKFVVDGEWQVDQQQICDVDEYGTVNNIVLVSGTEFMSPDYNAEAFQSSTSGANDREMLSVGSSSGSLCNEPAMQLSDADMDILRQVLSMHLFSAAVYELIPNSGKVLILDVEVDVEQAFHVMYDEGLRVVPLWDEHNRQMAGMLTSSDFILILLQLHSNHAIFSNEDLGRQTVSSWKGWKFLHHRDVLRTLVPHERTPLIHAGPDESLADVASRILQNNISAIPVVHSVNGLCPRLLHIACLSGVLKHVCRHLKHHLGYLTLLQQPVGYLPLGTWAKEFRRTMARPLLTLHLSDSLNDALTMLLEAQISSIPIVDDGGNLVDTYSRSDIISLAKDNMYTHIQLDHMTILQAIEITVDVRRDRLQTCTRFDSFYRVMELLSEPDTRRVIIVEASSRRIEGVITLRDVFHFLSR, encoded by the exons ATGGAGGGTTCTGCTGCTGTTTTCCAGAGAATTATTGATCTTCCACCTGGTTGTTATCAG TATAAATTTGTGGTCGATGGCGAATGGCAAGTTGATCAGCAGCAAATATGTGATGTTGATGAGTATGGAACGGTAAACAACATAGTTCTCGTCAGTGGAACAGAGTTCATGTCTCCAGATTATAACGCTGAAGCTTTTCAGTCTAGTACAAGTGGAGCAAATGACAGAGAAATGCTTTCTGTG GGTTCATCTTCTGGCAGTCTCTGTAATGAACCAGCTATGCAATTATCAGATGCTGATATGGATATTCTTCGTCAAGTTCTATCCATGCATTTGTTCTCTGCTGCAGTATATGAGCTAATCCCGAATTCAGGCAAG GTCCTTATATTGGATGTTGAAGTAGACGTGGAACAGGCCTTCCATGTTATGTATGACGAG gGGCTCAGAGTTGTGCCTTTGTGGGATGAACATAACAGGCAGATGGCAGGAATGTTGACCTCTTCGGATTTTATTTTGATCTTACTTCAG CTTCACAGTAATCATGCAATTTTTTCCAATGAAGATCTTGGAAGACAAACAGTATCTTCCTGGAAAGGCTGGAAATTTCTACACCACAGAGATGTACTTAGGACTTTGGTTCCCCATGAAAGAACGCCTTTAATCCAT GCTGGTCCTGATGAGTCTTTAGCCGATGTTGCTTCAAGAATTCTACAGAATAACATTTCTGCCATTCCAGTCGTACATTCAGTAAATGGATTGTGCCCTCGTTTGTTGCATATAGCATGCCTCTCTGGAGTTTTAAAAC ATGTGTGCAGGCATTTGAAGCACCATCTTGGATATCTGACTCTTTTACAGCAACCTGTTGGTTACCTCCCATTAGGTACATGGGCAAAAGAATTTCGGAGAACGATGGCTCGTCCATTGTTGACGTTGCACCTCAGTGATTCTCTTAATGATGCTCTTACGATGTTACTAGAAG CTCAAATAAGTTCCATACCCATAGTTGATGATGGGGGTAACCTTGTAGATACGTACTCCAGAAG TGATATTATCTCCTTAGCAAAGGATAACATGTATACACATATTCAACTCGACCATATGACGATATTGCAA GCAATAGAAATTACTGTTGATGTGCGTAGAGATCGCCTACAAACATGTACAAGGTTTGATTCCTTCTACAGGGTAATGGAACTTCTATCCGAACCAG ATACACGTCGTGTTATTATAGTTGAGGCGTCCAGCCGACGCATCGAAGGTGTAATTACCTTGAGGGATGTATTCCATTTTTTGTCTAGATGA
- the LOC140976487 gene encoding sucrose nonfermenting 4-like protein isoform X2, whose amino-acid sequence MVQTPFTWRYGGREVFLSGSFNGWSERIQLIPMEGSAAVFQRIIDLPPGCYQYKFVVDGEWQVDQQQICDVDEYGTVNNIVLVSGTEFMSPDYNAEAFQSSTSGANDREMLSVGSSSGSLCNEPAMQLSDADMDILRQVLSMHLFSAAVYELIPNSGKVLILDVEVDVEQAFHVMYDEGLRVVPLWDEHNRQMAGMLTSSDFILILLQLHSNHAIFSNEDLGRQTVSSWKGWKFLHHRDVLRTLVPHERTPLIHAGPDESLADVASRILQNNISAIPVVHSVNGLCPRLLHIACLSGVLKRTWAKEFRRTMARPLLTLHLSDSLNDALTMLLEAQISSIPIVDDGGNLVDTYSRSDIISLAKDNMYTHIQLDHMTILQAIEITVDVRRDRLQTCTRFDSFYRVMELLSEPDTRRVIIVEASSRRIEGVITLRDVFHFLSR is encoded by the exons ATGGTGCAAACCCCGTTTACTTGGCGTTATGGAGGTCGTGAAGTCTTTCTCTCTGGCTCCTTTAATGG GTGGAGCGAGAGGATACAACTGATTCCAATGGAGGGTTCTGCTGCTGTTTTCCAGAGAATTATTGATCTTCCACCTGGTTGTTATCAG TATAAATTTGTGGTCGATGGCGAATGGCAAGTTGATCAGCAGCAAATATGTGATGTTGATGAGTATGGAACGGTAAACAACATAGTTCTCGTCAGTGGAACAGAGTTCATGTCTCCAGATTATAACGCTGAAGCTTTTCAGTCTAGTACAAGTGGAGCAAATGACAGAGAAATGCTTTCTGTG GGTTCATCTTCTGGCAGTCTCTGTAATGAACCAGCTATGCAATTATCAGATGCTGATATGGATATTCTTCGTCAAGTTCTATCCATGCATTTGTTCTCTGCTGCAGTATATGAGCTAATCCCGAATTCAGGCAAG GTCCTTATATTGGATGTTGAAGTAGACGTGGAACAGGCCTTCCATGTTATGTATGACGAG gGGCTCAGAGTTGTGCCTTTGTGGGATGAACATAACAGGCAGATGGCAGGAATGTTGACCTCTTCGGATTTTATTTTGATCTTACTTCAG CTTCACAGTAATCATGCAATTTTTTCCAATGAAGATCTTGGAAGACAAACAGTATCTTCCTGGAAAGGCTGGAAATTTCTACACCACAGAGATGTACTTAGGACTTTGGTTCCCCATGAAAGAACGCCTTTAATCCAT GCTGGTCCTGATGAGTCTTTAGCCGATGTTGCTTCAAGAATTCTACAGAATAACATTTCTGCCATTCCAGTCGTACATTCAGTAAATGGATTGTGCCCTCGTTTGTTGCATATAGCATGCCTCTCTGGAGTTTTAAAAC GTACATGGGCAAAAGAATTTCGGAGAACGATGGCTCGTCCATTGTTGACGTTGCACCTCAGTGATTCTCTTAATGATGCTCTTACGATGTTACTAGAAG CTCAAATAAGTTCCATACCCATAGTTGATGATGGGGGTAACCTTGTAGATACGTACTCCAGAAG TGATATTATCTCCTTAGCAAAGGATAACATGTATACACATATTCAACTCGACCATATGACGATATTGCAA GCAATAGAAATTACTGTTGATGTGCGTAGAGATCGCCTACAAACATGTACAAGGTTTGATTCCTTCTACAGGGTAATGGAACTTCTATCCGAACCAG ATACACGTCGTGTTATTATAGTTGAGGCGTCCAGCCGACGCATCGAAGGTGTAATTACCTTGAGGGATGTATTCCATTTTTTGTCTAGATGA